The genomic region CATCTACTTCGACTTTAACGAGCCCGTTATCACCAATACTGCTAAAACCATTATCATTCTCCCCACCGGAATTGCATCCGCAACACAAACACAAGGCAAATTGCATGTCTTTCCAAATCCCGCAGAGAATACAATTAACATCTCCGGTATTCAATTGGAGAACGGGAAAGTGCAGTTGCGGTTGATGGATATTTATGGGAAGTTAATTCTTGAGAAAACCGTCACAACCACAAATTCAACACTAGAAACAAACCAACTCGCTAATGGGGTCTATCTGATTCAATCAGGGGGTAGGAGGGCGACGTTTGTGAAAAAGTAATCTCGCATTAAACAACTTCAAACCTCTCTCCAGAATGAGAGATCATCACATCTTCAAACCTGTCTCCCGCATAGGGAGATCTTCAAATCTTCAAATTATCACATCTTCAAATTAAAGTCATGACTAAAATTTATACCTCCGTCCTATACTTTTTTTGTTTACTTTCATTAGCATTTAAACCTGGTTTTTCTCAGGAAATTGAGTGGCAGAAAACGATTGGGGGGAACAATGTAGATTGGTTAAGCTCAATGAAGCAAACTTCTGACGGAGGATATATTTTAGGGGGAACTTCTGTATCGAACTTCTCTGGAAATAAGACAGAAAATTGCATTGGAGGAAATGATTATTGGATAGTCAAAACGGACTCTATTGGGAATATTCAATGGCAAAATACGATAGGAGGAATTCTAAATGATAATCTAACTTCTGTTATGCAAACCGCTGACGGCGGATTTATTTTGGGAGGATATTCAGAATCTTACATATTTGGAGATAAAACAGAAAACTGTTTAGGAGATTTTGATTATTGGATTGTTAAAACCGATTCACTTGGGAATATCCAATGGCAGAATACGATTGGAGGTATTTTAGAGGACGAATTGTTCGCACTTCAACAAACAGCTGATGGCGGGTATATTTTAGGTGGAAAATCCAGGTCTGATATTTCAGGGGATAAAACTGAAAACAGCCAGGGAGGCTATGACTACTGGATCGTGAAGACCGATTCAATTGGAAATATTCAGTGGCAAAATACGATTGGTGGCAGTATAAATGATGAGTTGAACTCCATTCACCAAACTGCAGATGGAGGTTTTATTTTAGGTGGATTCTCGGGTTCTGGTATTTCCGGAGACAAAACCGAGAACTGTTTAGGTGGTTATGATTATTGGATTGTAAAAACGGATTCACAAGGAAATATTCAATGGCAGAATACACTAGGGGGATCTGTAAATGATTTTATGTATTCAGTTCAGCAAACTGCAGATGGTGGTTATGTCTTAGGCGGAAATTCCAACTCAAATATTTCCGGAGATAAATCTGAAAATTGTTTGGGGTTTGATGATTTCTGGATTGTAAAAACTGATGTTGCTGGGAATATCGAATGGCAGAATACCATAGGTGGTAGCTTTATTGATTGGATGTCTTCTGTTCAACAAACCAACGATGGGGGCTATATTTTAAGCGGGTCTTCTGCCTCAAATATCTCCGTTGATAAAACTGAAAATAGTTTAGGTGACATAGACTATTGGGTTGTAAAATTGGATACGGCAGGGTATATACAATGGCAGAATACTATTGGAGGAAGTAATGCAGATAGGCTGACTTCCGTTCTGGAAACCACTGATGGAGCATATGTTTTAGGTGGATGGTCTTGGTCTGACATTTCTGGAGATAAAACAGAGAATTGTTATGTCCTTGAGGATTTTTGGGTTGTAAAAATAAGAGATCAATACAATTTGATAAAGGGGCAATTGTTTTCTGACTCAAACAATAATAGCATCCATGATAGCGGAGAACCACAACTTGCTAATCAAAAGATTACTGAGCAGGGTTCTAATAGTGTTTGCTTCAGTGATCAAAATGGAAATTATTCCTTATTTGTTCTTGATACCGGAAATTTCATAGCGTCTCCTCCATCAATCAACTGGTATAACCCTGCTCCCGTATCTCATACAGCAACTTTCACTGGAATCCACCAAACCGATTCCCTCAACGATTTTGCCTTCCAATCGCAAGGCGCTTTTGAAGATGGTAGTATTACGATTACTCCCATAAGTAATTTTCGGAGTGGCTTTACTGCTTATTATCAAATTAAATACAGCAATTATGGTACTACCAATATATCACCCAGTGTTTATTTTTATCCGTATAGTAATGTCACATTTCAATCATCAACTGTTACACCGAGTCAAATCTCACCTGATTCAGTAATATGGAATTTGTCCCCGATGACTCCATTTCAAACTGGTAGTATCATCATAACTGTAAATGTGAATTCCGGACTCCCCATCGGCACACTCATCAACAGCAGTGCTCACATCGAACCGTATGCCACCGATGCAAACCAAGGCAACAACAATAGTAGTTGGGTAGTAAATACCACCGGCTCCTTTGATCCGAATGATATCCTCGTGAACGAAGACACCCTCACCACCACGCAACTCAGCAACGCGCCCTGGTTAGAGTACATCATCCGCTTTCAAAACACCGGCAACGATACAGCCTTCACCGTAAAAATTTTAAATCCAATCGATACCAACAAACTCAACCTCTCCACTTTCGAATTCACCAACGCCTCGCATCCCGTCAACCTGAACTGGATCAACTACCAGCGCAACATGGAATTCAAATTTGAAAACATTCTCCTTCCCGATAGCAACACCAACGAACCCCTCTCGCACGGTTTCGTTCGTTATCGCATCCAACCCAAAACCACCCTCTCCGCCGGCGATTCCATCACCAACTTCGCCGCCATCTACTTCGACTTCAACGAACCCGTCATCACCAATACTGCTAAAACAATTATCATTCTCCACACCGGAATTGCATCCGCCACACCTGTACAGGGAAAATTGCATGTCTTCCCCAATCCCGCAGAAAATACAATCAACATCTCCGGCATTCAACTCGAAAACGGAATAGCCCAATTGCGTTTAACGGATATTTATGGCAAACTCATTCTTGAAAAAACGATAACATCAATAACAACAACACTAGAAACAAATAATCTTTCCTCGGGAATTTATTTGATTCAGTCAGGCGAATTGAGAGCTACGTTTGTGAAACAATAATTTCATAGATAATTACCCTTCATTTAATAGATTCATCTAAATAAAAAATCTTCATCAAATGGAATCATCTTCAAATTTTCAAATCGACAAATCTTCAAATTAAAGTCATGACTAAAATTTATATCACCGTCTTATGTATTTTTTGTGTACTTGCTTTAACATTTAAACCCGTTTTTGCACAGGAAATAGAGTGGCAAAAAACTATAGGGGGGGGTGGCACTGATGAACTTAAATCAATTCAGCAAACACGTGATGGAGGGTATATTTTGGGTGGAAGCTCCACTTCAAACATATCTTATGATAAGACAGAAAATTGTAAAGGGAAAGAAGATTTTTGGATTGTAAAAACAGATTCTATTGGGAATATCGAGTGGCAGAATACAATAGGAGGTAGTGATACTGATAAATTGAGCGTAATTCTGCAAACTTCGGATGGGGGATATGTTTTAGGCGGCTGGTCCGATTCAAATTATACCGGAGATAAAACGGAAATCTGTTTAGGATTTTATGATTATTGGATCGTTAAGATCGATTCATTGGGGGTTATTCAATGGCAAAACACCATAGGTGGTAGCGATAATGATATTTTAAACTCTATTGTGCAAACTTCAGATGGTGGATTTCTATTGAGTGGATATTCTGAATCAGACATTTCCGGAGATAAAAATGAATTCAGTATAATTGCAGATTACTGGATTGTGAGAACTGATTCGCTTGGTAGTATTCTTTGGCAGAATACGATAGTAGGTGGTTTTTATGATTACTTGAATTCAATTCAAGAAACTGATGATGGAGGATATATTTTGGGAGGGTCTTGCACTTCAAATATCTCGGGGGATAAAACTGAAAATAGTTTGGGAGGAGCGGACTATTGGATTGTAAAAACCGACGTTCTTGGGAATATTCAATGGCAGAATACAATCGGAGGGAGTGGAGATGATTGGTTAAATTATATTCAGCAAACTGCTGATGGAGGATATATATTAGGAGGAATATCTAAATCAAATATATCTGGAGATAAAACAGAAAACAACTTAGGCCTTTTTGATTACTGGATTGTAAAGACGGATAGTTTTGGAAATATCCAGTGGCAAAATACAATCGGGGGAAGTTTTCATGATGTTTTGGAATCAATTGAACCAACTTGGGATGGTGGTTATTTTATAGGTGGATATTCTTCATCTAACATTTCTGGAGATAAGGTTGAAAATAGTATAGTTGGGTTTGATTATTTGGTCATAAAAACAGATGCAAATGGAATTATCCTCTGGCAAAATACGATTGGAGGGCGTGATCTTGATGAATTACATTCTGTTAAGCAAATTTCAAATAGTGGCTATATATTAGGTGGTTATTCTAGATCTAATATATCTGGAGATAAGACAGAAAATAATTTTGGAGGAGGAGTGGATTTTTGGCTCATAAAACTAACTAATAAGTACAATTTAATTACTGGTCATGTATATGCCGACTCAAACAACAACGGTGTTCAGGATAGTGCGGATATATCTCTACCCGCACGAAAAATTATCGAACAAACTTCAGGTCGTTTCACCTTCACCGATCAAAATGGAAACTATATCTTATCGGTTCTCGACACAGGAAATTTCACAGTATCACCCCAATTAATAAACTGGTTTAGCCCTTCACCCATATCCCATACAGCAACCTTCACCACCATCCACCAAACCGATTCCCTTAACGACTTCGCCTTCCAACCTCAAGGTTGTTTTGAAGATATATGCATTACAATTAATCCTCTCGGAAATTTCCGAAGTGGATTCAACGCAACTTATATGATTTCTTATGGTAACTATGGTACTACCACAGTAACAAATCCGATCGTATATTTTTACCCATACAGTAATGTGACCTTTCAATCCGCAACAGTTACACCAAGCCAAATCTTTCCTGATTCAGTAATTTGGAATCTCCCGACATTAACTCCCTTCCAAACCGGCAGCATCATCGTCACCGTTAATGTAAACCCAGGACTCCCCATTGGAACCCTCATCAACAGCAGCGCGCACATCGAACCTTATGCTACCGATGATAACCCCAGCTGCAACAACAGCAATTGGGAAGTGTACACCACCGGCTCCTTTGATCCGAATGATATCCTCGTTAACGAAGATACCCTCACCACCACCCAACTCAGCAACGCCCCATGGTTAGAGTACATCATCCGCTTTCAAAATACCGGTAACGATACGGCCTTCACCGTAAAAATTTTAAATCCGATTGACACCAACAAACTCAATCTCTCCACTTTCGAATTCACCAACGCCTCGCATCCCGTCAACCTGAACTGGATCAACTACCAGCGCAACATGGAGTTCAAATTTGAAAATATTTTATTAGTCGACAGTAACACCAACGAACCCCTCTCTCACGGTTTTGTTCGTTATCGCATTCAACCCAAAACAACCCTCTCCGCCGGCGATTCCATCACCAACTTCGCCGCCATCTACTTCGACTTCAACGAACCCGTCATCACCAATACAGCTAAAACCAGTATCATTCTCCCAACCGGAATTGCATCTGCATCACCTGTACAAGGTAAATTGCATGTCTTCCCCAATCCCGCAGAGAATACAATCAACATTTCCGGCATTCAATTAGAGAATGGGAAAGCGCAGTTGAGGTTGACGGATATTTATGGGAAATTAATTCTTGAGAAAACGGTGACAACAACAACTTCAACACTAGAAACAGATCTGCTCTCTAATGGAGTCTATCTGATTCAATCAGGGGGGATGAGGGCGACGTTTGTGAAGCAATAACCTTTAATGCTACTTACTATGAAAAATAATTGTAAGGATCTTCCTTCAAAGTTTGTCTCCCTTTTTACAAGAGTGACATTAGTTTTATTGGTTAGTGCATCAACTTTATATTCTCAGGAATTCGAATGGCAGAATACGATTGGGGGGGAGTTTATATGATAATTTAACTTCAATTTCTCAAACCGTAGAAGGAGGGTATATATTTGGTGGCGCGTCTAATTCACCAGTTTCAGGAGATAAAAATGAAACATGTAGAGGAGATTATGATTATTGGATCGTGAAAACCGGTTCACAAGGAAATTATCAATGGCAAAATACGATAGGAGGGAGTTCATATGACTTAATGTATTCATTACATCAAACTACTGATGGCGGCTTTATTCTTGGCGGATTTTCTGATTCAGATATTTCTTGGGAAAAATGGGAGGATTGTTTAGGAAGTGGAGATTACTGGATCGTAAAAACTGATGGTTCAGGAAATATTCAATGGCAGAATACTATTAGTGGGGGTAGTCAAGATGTATTACAATCAATTCAACAAACTTCTGATGGAAGCTATATTTTGGGTGGTTATTCTGATTCAAATATTTCTGGTGATAAGACGGAAAATCGTATAGGAGGCTTTGATTATTGGGTCGTAAAAACAGATACAACAGGGAATATCCAGTGGCAGAATACGATTGGAGGAAGTGGATATGATATGTTGAATTCAATTCAACAAACCCAAGATGGTGGATTTATTTTAGGAGGATATTCATCTTCGAATATCTCCGGAGATAAGACGGAGAATAATATAGGAGGTAGTAGAGATTATTGGATTGTCAAAACTGACACAATGGGGAATATACAATGGCAGAATACAATTGGTGGAAATGGACAGGATGACTTGTTCTCAGTTGAGCAAACTACAGATGGTGGATTTATTTTAGGAGGGTATTCAAATTCAGGCATCTCCGGAGATAAAACAGAAAATAGTTTTGGTGGTGATGATTATTGGATAGTAAAAACAGATTCATTGGGGATTATTGAATGGCAAAAAACGATTGGAGGTAGTGGCCAAGACTTACTTACTTCTATTAAGCAAACTACAGATGGTGGTTATATTTTATGTGGATATTCCAATTCTGGTATTTCAGGTGTTAAGACAGAAAATTGTTTGGGTGATTTTGATTACTGGGTCATAAAAATAGATTCAGTTGGGGTTATTCAGTGGCAAAATACAATTGGTGGAAATATGCAGGATTTATTGTACTCTATTGAACAATCTTCCGATGGAGGTTATCTTTTAGGTGGGTCTTCAAATTCCAACATTTCCGAAGATAAAACTGAAAACGGATTAGGAAATGAGGATTTTTGGGTCGTAAAACTTTATGGTAATTATAATTTAATTAAAGGACTAGTATTTGCAGATTTAAACAGCAACGGAATACGAGATGTCGGGGAACCTCCAATTGTAGGTAAGAAAATTATTGAACAAAATAATAGTCGTTTCACTTTTAGTGATCATAATGGTAAGTATGTTCTTTCAGTTTTGGACTCAGGAAATTTCACAACCTATCCACAGCCAATTAATGGGTATAACCCAGTACCACTATCTCAAACTGCAAATTTCACCGGAATTCTGCAGACAGACTCCCTCAACGATTTCGCCTACCAATCGCAAGGAATTTTTGAAGATGTATGCATTACTATCACTCCCCTCGGAAATTTCCGCAGCGGCTTCAATGCAACTTATATGATTTCTTATGGTAACTATGGTACTACCACAGTATCAAATCCGATCGTATGTTTTTACCCATACAGCAATGTCACCTTTCAGTCCGCAACAGTTACACCGAGCCAAATCTCTCCTGACTCAGTGATTTGGAATCTCCCCGCATTAACACCATTCCAAACCGGCAGCATTATTGTCACCGTAAACGTAAACCTTGGTCTCCCCCTTGGCACACTCATCAACAGCAGCGCGCATATTGAACCCTATGCCACAGATGATAACCCCAGTTGCAACAACAGCAACTGGGAAGTGTACACCACCGGCTCTTTTGATCCGAATGATATCCTCGTGAACGAAGACACCCTCACCACCACCCAACTCAGCAATGCACCCTGGTTAGAGTACATCATCAGCTTTCAAAACACCGGCAACGATACGGCCTTCACAGTGAAAATTCTGAATCCGATTGATACCAACAAACTCAACCTCTCCACTTTCGAATTCACCAACGCCTCGCATCCCGTCAACCTCAACTGGATCAACTACCAGCGCAACATGGAGTTTAAATTTGAAAATATTTTATTAGTCGACAGCAACACCAACGAACCCCTCTCGCATGGCTTCGTTCGTTATCGCATCCAACCAAAAACAACCCTCACCGCCGGCGATTCCATCACCAACTTCGCCGCCATCTACTTCGACTTCAACGAACCTGTCATCACTAACACGGCTAAAACCATCATCATTCTCCCCACCGGAATTGCAACTGCTTCACCTGCACAAGGAAAATTGCATGTCTTCCCCAATCCCGCAGAGAATTCCATCAACATCTCCGGCATTCAATTAGAGAACGGGAAAGCGCAGTTGCGGTTGACGGATATTTATGGGAAGTTGATTCTTGAGAAAACAGTTGCAACCACATCTTCAACACTCGAAACAAATCAACTCTCTAATGGTGTCTATCTGATTCAATCAGGGGGGATGAGGGCGACGTTTGTGAAAAAGTAATAAATGAATTATAATTTTAAACTGAACTATCAATATTTATACTAACATGGAAAATTTCAATGAAAGGCTACTTATTAAATTGATATTTATTTTGTTTACCAATACATCACCGGTATTAGCTCAGGAAATTGAATGGCAAAGGACGATTGGAGGGAGTTCGGGTGATATTCTGCTTTCCATCAAGCAAACCAATGACGGGGGTTATATATTGGGTGGTTTTTCCGAATCAAATATTTCCGGGGATAAATCGGAAATTAGTTGGTTTGGAGATTACTGGATGGTAAAAACTGATTCGTTGGGAAACATCCAATGGCAAAACACTATCGGGGGAAACTCTTTGGATTTCCTTACTTCCATCTCGCAAACTTCCGACGGGGGCTATATATTGGGTGGTTATTCCGAATCAAATATTTCTAGAGACAAAACGGAAATAAACATTGGAGGAAGTGATTACTGGATTGTTAAGACGGATTCGCTAGGCATTATCCAATGGCAAAATACGATTGGGGGAACCAGCGATGATTTTCTTAAATCTATACAGCAAACTACTGACGGGGGTTATATTTTGGGTGGTTATTCCGAATCTAATTTTTCCGGGGATAAAACGGAAAACAGCATTGGTTATCAAGATTACTGGGTTGTAAAAACTGATTCAATAGGTAATATCCAGTGGCAAAATACTATCGGGGGAGACAATTATGATGAACTTTACACAATTCAACAAACTACTGATGGGGGCTATATTTTAGGTGGATGGTCCCAATCAAGCTTTTCAGGGATAAAACAGAAAACTGCAAAGGATGGCAGGATTACTGGATTGTAAAAACGGATTCAATCGGAAATATCCAATGGCAGAATACCATTGGGGGAAGTGCTATTGATGAATTATTCTCCCTCCAACAAACAACTGACGAGGGCTATATTCTGGGTGGAAGGTCCTATTCAAATATTTCCTGGGATAAAACGGAAAATTGTAAGGGTGACTTTGATTACTGGGTTGTAAAAACCGATTCACTGGGAAACATCTTATGGCAGAATACCCTCGGGGGGAGCGGTGTTGATAATCTTCAATCCATCAATCAAACCATTGACGGGGGCTTTATTTTAGGTGGATGGTCCTATTCAAATATTTCCTGGGATAAAACGGAAAAGAGCTTTGGTGTAGGTGATTACTGGATCGTAAAAACCGATTTCAATGGAAATATAGAATGGCAGAATACCATTGGGGGAAACGGGTATGAAGAGCTTCAATTTCTT from Bacteroidota bacterium harbors:
- a CDS encoding T9SS type A sorting domain-containing protein produces the protein MTKIYTSVLYFFCLLSLAFKPGFSQEIEWQKTIGGNNVDWLSSMKQTSDGGYILGGTSVSNFSGNKTENCIGGNDYWIVKTDSIGNIQWQNTIGGILNDNLTSVMQTADGGFILGGYSESYIFGDKTENCLGDFDYWIVKTDSLGNIQWQNTIGGILEDELFALQQTADGGYILGGKSRSDISGDKTENSQGGYDYWIVKTDSIGNIQWQNTIGGSINDELNSIHQTADGGFILGGFSGSGISGDKTENCLGGYDYWIVKTDSQGNIQWQNTLGGSVNDFMYSVQQTADGGYVLGGNSNSNISGDKSENCLGFDDFWIVKTDVAGNIEWQNTIGGSFIDWMSSVQQTNDGGYILSGSSASNISVDKTENSLGDIDYWVVKLDTAGYIQWQNTIGGSNADRLTSVLETTDGAYVLGGWSWSDISGDKTENCYVLEDFWVVKIRDQYNLIKGQLFSDSNNNSIHDSGEPQLANQKITEQGSNSVCFSDQNGNYSLFVLDTGNFIASPPSINWYNPAPVSHTATFTGIHQTDSLNDFAFQSQGAFEDGSITITPISNFRSGFTAYYQIKYSNYGTTNISPSVYFYPYSNVTFQSSTVTPSQISPDSVIWNLSPMTPFQTGSIIITVNVNSGLPIGTLINSSAHIEPYATDANQGNNNSSWVVNTTGSFDPNDILVNEDTLTTTQLSNAPWLEYIIRFQNTGNDTAFTVKILNPIDTNKLNLSTFEFTNASHPVNLNWINYQRNMEFKFENILLPDSNTNEPLSHGFVRYRIQPKTTLSAGDSITNFAAIYFDFNEPVITNTAKTIIILHTGIASATPVQGKLHVFPNPAENTINISGIQLENGIAQLRLTDIYGKLILEKTITSITTTLETNNLSSGIYLIQSGELRATFVKQ
- a CDS encoding T9SS type A sorting domain-containing protein, with product MHQLYILRNSNGRIRLGGSLYDNLTSISQTVEGGYIFGGASNSPVSGDKNETCRGDYDYWIVKTGSQGNYQWQNTIGGSSYDLMYSLHQTTDGGFILGGFSDSDISWEKWEDCLGSGDYWIVKTDGSGNIQWQNTISGGSQDVLQSIQQTSDGSYILGGYSDSNISGDKTENRIGGFDYWVVKTDTTGNIQWQNTIGGSGYDMLNSIQQTQDGGFILGGYSSSNISGDKTENNIGGSRDYWIVKTDTMGNIQWQNTIGGNGQDDLFSVEQTTDGGFILGGYSNSGISGDKTENSFGGDDYWIVKTDSLGIIEWQKTIGGSGQDLLTSIKQTTDGGYILCGYSNSGISGVKTENCLGDFDYWVIKIDSVGVIQWQNTIGGNMQDLLYSIEQSSDGGYLLGGSSNSNISEDKTENGLGNEDFWVVKLYGNYNLIKGLVFADLNSNGIRDVGEPPIVGKKIIEQNNSRFTFSDHNGKYVLSVLDSGNFTTYPQPINGYNPVPLSQTANFTGILQTDSLNDFAYQSQGIFEDVCITITPLGNFRSGFNATYMISYGNYGTTTVSNPIVCFYPYSNVTFQSATVTPSQISPDSVIWNLPALTPFQTGSIIVTVNVNLGLPLGTLINSSAHIEPYATDDNPSCNNSNWEVYTTGSFDPNDILVNEDTLTTTQLSNAPWLEYIISFQNTGNDTAFTVKILNPIDTNKLNLSTFEFTNASHPVNLNWINYQRNMEFKFENILLVDSNTNEPLSHGFVRYRIQPKTTLTAGDSITNFAAIYFDFNEPVITNTAKTIIILPTGIATASPAQGKLHVFPNPAENSINISGIQLENGKAQLRLTDIYGKLILEKTVATTSSTLETNQLSNGVYLIQSGGMRATFVKK
- a CDS encoding DUF11 domain-containing protein — encoded protein: MTKIYITVLCIFCVLALTFKPVFAQEIEWQKTIGGGGTDELKSIQQTRDGGYILGGSSTSNISYDKTENCKGKEDFWIVKTDSIGNIEWQNTIGGSDTDKLSVILQTSDGGYVLGGWSDSNYTGDKTEICLGFYDYWIVKIDSLGVIQWQNTIGGSDNDILNSIVQTSDGGFLLSGYSESDISGDKNEFSIIADYWIVRTDSLGSILWQNTIVGGFYDYLNSIQETDDGGYILGGSCTSNISGDKTENSLGGADYWIVKTDVLGNIQWQNTIGGSGDDWLNYIQQTADGGYILGGISKSNISGDKTENNLGLFDYWIVKTDSFGNIQWQNTIGGSFHDVLESIEPTWDGGYFIGGYSSSNISGDKVENSIVGFDYLVIKTDANGIILWQNTIGGRDLDELHSVKQISNSGYILGGYSRSNISGDKTENNFGGGVDFWLIKLTNKYNLITGHVYADSNNNGVQDSADISLPARKIIEQTSGRFTFTDQNGNYILSVLDTGNFTVSPQLINWFSPSPISHTATFTTIHQTDSLNDFAFQPQGCFEDICITINPLGNFRSGFNATYMISYGNYGTTTVTNPIVYFYPYSNVTFQSATVTPSQIFPDSVIWNLPTLTPFQTGSIIVTVNVNPGLPIGTLINSSAHIEPYATDDNPSCNNSNWEVYTTGSFDPNDILVNEDTLTTTQLSNAPWLEYIIRFQNTGNDTAFTVKILNPIDTNKLNLSTFEFTNASHPVNLNWINYQRNMEFKFENILLVDSNTNEPLSHGFVRYRIQPKTTLSAGDSITNFAAIYFDFNEPVITNTAKTSIILPTGIASASPVQGKLHVFPNPAENTINISGIQLENGKAQLRLTDIYGKLILEKTVTTTTSTLETDLLSNGVYLIQSGGMRATFVKQ